The Malus domestica chromosome 13, GDT2T_hap1 genome includes a window with the following:
- the LOC103404110 gene encoding uncharacterized protein: MAGSGGGELRAPIFNGENFDFWQIQMKTIFHSYELWNMVESGYRAPTKEEELREAERKLLRENVVKHARALGIIQGAVSDQIFMRIATQESAKAAWDILKQEFVGDKQGYEQRLDRHGNSSMEKAFASLKFAPKSKKFNGKPNSNKYHKNFKPKEKQWSNKGDWSNKVGFTMKNEANNTGDKCKFCDRLHYGECWVKNKVKCHKCNKIGHIARYCNANKTVQQVNFANQVDEIGNLFYANHSGEVKKINDEWYIDSGCSNHMTFREDLLILIEE; the protein is encoded by the exons ATGGCTGGATCTGGAGGAGGAGAACTTCGAGCGCCAATCTTCAATGGCGAGAATTTTGATTTCTGGCAAATCCAAATGAAGACCATCTTTCACTCGTATGAACTGTGGAATATGGTTGAGAGTGGGTACAGAGCTCCGACGAAGGAGGAGGAACTCAGAGAGGCGGAGAGAAAGCTGTTGCGAGAGAATGTGGTCAAGCATGCTAGAGCACTGGGTATTATTCAAGGTGCCGTTTCAGATCAAATTTTCATGAGGATTGCAACTCAGGAAAGTGCGAAGGCTGCGTGGGACATCCTGAAACAAGAGTTTGTTGGTGATAAGCAA GGGTATGAACAAAGGTTGGATAGACATGGAAATAGTAGTATGGAGAAAGCATTTGCTAGTTTGAAATTTGCCCCGAAGTCCAAAAAGTTCAATGGCAAGCCAAATAGTAACAAATATCACAAGAATTTTAAACCAAAAGAGAAACAATGGAGTAACAAGGGTGACTGGAGTAATAAGGTTGGATTCACTATGAAGAATGAAGCAAACAACACTGGGGATAAGTGTAAATTCTGTGATAGACTTCACTATGGAGAGTGTTGGGTTAAAAACAAAGTCAAGTGTCACAAGTGCAACAAAATTGGGCATATTGCAAGGTACTGTAATGCGAACAAGACTGTGCAACAGGTGAACTTTGCTAATCAGGTTGATGAAATTGGAAAtctgttttatgcaaatcattCTGGAGAAGTGAAGAAGATAAATGATGAATGGTACATAGATAGTGGATGTAGTAACCATATGACATTCAGAGAAGACTTGTTGATATTGATAGAGGAGTGA